Proteins found in one Labrenzia sp. VG12 genomic segment:
- a CDS encoding DsbE family thiol:disulfide interchange protein: MTSPDADAGPSTDAAETPPKRGFPVLVLLPLIVFAALAALFLFQLTLGGDPQKIPSALINKPAPEFVLPPVDGLVENGRQMPGFASSDLVGKISVVNVFASWCVPCRQEHPLLEELAKVDGIELVGINYKDKPENAHRFLGSLGNPYDRIGADTIGRTAIEWGVYGVPETFIVDEKGMIRYKFIGPLSPSTYQETFLPELRKVMAGG; this comes from the coding sequence ATGACCTCCCCCGATGCTGATGCCGGGCCCTCCACGGACGCCGCAGAAACACCGCCGAAACGCGGTTTCCCCGTTCTGGTCCTGCTGCCGCTTATCGTGTTCGCAGCACTGGCCGCCCTTTTCCTGTTCCAGCTGACCCTGGGAGGAGACCCGCAGAAAATTCCGTCTGCGCTGATCAACAAGCCGGCCCCGGAGTTTGTTTTGCCTCCGGTGGATGGTCTTGTCGAGAACGGCAGGCAAATGCCCGGCTTTGCCAGCTCGGACCTTGTCGGGAAGATATCGGTCGTGAATGTTTTTGCCTCCTGGTGCGTGCCCTGCCGCCAGGAACACCCGTTGCTGGAGGAACTGGCCAAGGTCGACGGCATCGAACTGGTCGGCATCAACTACAAGGACAAGCCGGAAAACGCGCACCGGTTTCTCGGCAGCCTGGGCAATCCCTATGACCGTATCGGCGCGGACACGATCGGCCGGACAGCGATCGAATGGGGTGTTTACGGCGTTCCGGAAACCTTCATTGTCGATGAGAAAGGCATGATCCGCTACAAGTTCATCGGACCGCTCAGCCCGTCCACCTATCAGGAAACCTTCCTGCCGGAACTCAGGAAAGTGATGGCTGGCGGCTGA
- a CDS encoding low molecular weight protein-tyrosine-phosphatase: MPHAVLFVCLGNICRSPLAEGIFRSLVDEAGASDRYLIDSAGTGAWHSGNPPDPRSIEVAARHGIDLSTQRARQVYPDDFQAFDTIIAMDRDNLTTLKARDTGAKAQLRLLLADPAADVPDPYYGGPEGFDHVFGLVRKGCQDLLTDLERSG; the protein is encoded by the coding sequence TTGCCCCACGCCGTTCTGTTTGTCTGCCTTGGCAATATCTGCCGCTCGCCCCTTGCCGAAGGCATCTTTCGCTCACTGGTCGACGAGGCCGGGGCATCGGATCGTTACCTGATCGATTCCGCCGGGACCGGTGCCTGGCATAGCGGCAATCCGCCGGACCCGCGCTCCATCGAGGTCGCCGCGCGCCACGGAATCGACCTGAGCACCCAACGCGCCCGGCAAGTTTACCCGGACGACTTTCAGGCCTTTGACACCATCATTGCCATGGATCGCGACAATCTGACGACCCTGAAAGCCCGAGACACCGGTGCAAAGGCGCAATTGAGGCTTCTGCTGGCCGATCCGGCTGCGGACGTACCGGACCCCTATTACGGCGGCCCCGAGGGCTTCGATCACGTGTTCGGCCTGGTCCGGAAAGGCTGTCAGGACTTGCTGACCGATCTGGAAAGAAGCGGTTAA
- a CDS encoding 4a-hydroxytetrahydrobiopterin dehydratase: MAERLKPEDRAAGLAALPTWHLCDGREAISKSFKLRNFQEAFAFMTQVALVAEKMNHHPEWFNVYRSVDITLATHDVGGLSRLDLDLAAEIDRIAGAYA, translated from the coding sequence ATGGCAGAGCGACTGAAACCGGAAGACCGGGCGGCGGGATTGGCGGCGCTGCCCACCTGGCATCTGTGTGATGGGCGAGAGGCCATCTCGAAGTCCTTCAAGCTGCGCAATTTCCAAGAGGCGTTTGCCTTCATGACGCAGGTCGCACTGGTCGCGGAAAAAATGAACCATCATCCGGAATGGTTCAATGTCTATCGCTCCGTGGATATCACGCTCGCGACCCATGATGTCGGCGGACTGAGCCGGCTGGACCTGGATCTGGCGGCGGAAATTGACCGGATTGCGGGCGCCTACGCCTGA
- a CDS encoding thioredoxin family protein, whose product MGILSRKASRAFRTGLVVIAGIVAAATTSGAAGAQPEKVVELFTSQGCSSCPPADQLAERLVEQEKDVLTVLMPVDYWDYLGWKDTLASPVFSQRQRAYANRRGDRSVYTPQMVINGEEHVVGSRETDVRAALARTDPFTAKVSLKISDMVVQATVDGDLPQGAKMATVYFLRIKEEALVDIGRGENAGRKIRYVNVVQQMQPMGMWSGGAETFRMPKSKLMLKGDARCAILVQIEDPDGPGMIVGAAVMDWQSGF is encoded by the coding sequence GTGGGAATATTGTCCCGGAAAGCGTCGCGCGCTTTCCGAACCGGACTTGTCGTCATCGCCGGAATAGTCGCTGCCGCTACCACGTCGGGTGCTGCGGGCGCGCAGCCTGAAAAGGTCGTCGAGCTGTTTACCAGCCAGGGCTGTTCGTCCTGTCCACCTGCCGACCAGCTTGCCGAGCGGCTGGTCGAGCAGGAAAAAGACGTTCTGACCGTGCTCATGCCCGTCGATTACTGGGACTATCTCGGATGGAAGGACACGCTTGCCAGCCCGGTTTTCTCGCAACGCCAGCGTGCCTATGCCAACCGCCGCGGTGACCGCTCCGTCTACACGCCGCAAATGGTCATCAACGGTGAGGAACATGTCGTCGGCAGCCGGGAAACCGATGTGCGTGCGGCGCTTGCCCGCACCGATCCGTTCACGGCCAAGGTCAGTCTGAAGATCTCCGACATGGTGGTTCAGGCAACAGTGGACGGCGACCTGCCCCAAGGTGCCAAGATGGCAACCGTCTATTTCCTGCGCATCAAGGAAGAGGCGCTGGTCGACATCGGCCGCGGCGAGAATGCCGGTCGCAAGATCCGCTATGTCAACGTGGTCCAGCAAATGCAGCCCATGGGCATGTGGTCCGGCGGCGCGGAAACCTTCCGCATGCCGAAATCGAAGCTGATGCTGAAAGGCGACGCCCGCTGTGCGATCCTGGTCCAGATCGAAGACCCGGACGGGCCGGGCATGATTGTCGGTGCGGCCGTGATGGATTGGCAGAGCGGCTTCTGA
- a CDS encoding phosphatase PAP2 family protein, with amino-acid sequence MNPNRSADHNPKSLRRKTVDWCRQHPLVAVSVAVIIVSLFFLAFPRVDLWASAFFYYGEAGFAAENVDFLREVRHLGPFLVRVTAISCVAILLLKFLVPGRSPLLPLRMPLFLLSTLILGPGVLVNLVLKDNWGRPRPRSVEEFNGDLPFQPVWKITDYCDKNCSFTSGEASAAMWLVALVFLVPATWRKAALAFVLPLGLILSVNRVAFGGHFLSDTLLSWGLTLLVILVAYRLLYVNTPPLVSDRQLDEWFTKRGRAVQRFVQRFLVRGRRWMRGALKTFSES; translated from the coding sequence ATGAATCCGAACCGTTCCGCCGACCATAATCCGAAGTCCCTGCGTCGTAAAACAGTCGACTGGTGCCGGCAGCATCCGTTGGTCGCGGTCAGTGTGGCCGTCATCATCGTCTCGCTGTTCTTCCTGGCCTTTCCCCGAGTGGATCTCTGGGCGAGTGCGTTCTTCTATTACGGCGAGGCCGGATTTGCCGCGGAGAATGTCGATTTCCTGCGGGAGGTCCGGCATCTGGGCCCATTCCTGGTCCGGGTCACGGCCATCAGCTGCGTGGCGATCCTGTTGCTGAAATTTCTGGTGCCAGGCCGGTCACCCCTGCTTCCGCTCCGCATGCCGCTCTTTCTGCTCTCAACGCTCATTCTGGGGCCGGGCGTTCTCGTCAATCTGGTCCTGAAAGACAATTGGGGCCGGCCGCGTCCGCGTTCGGTGGAGGAATTCAACGGTGATCTGCCGTTCCAGCCGGTCTGGAAAATCACGGATTACTGCGACAAGAACTGTTCCTTCACCTCAGGCGAAGCGTCTGCCGCCATGTGGCTGGTTGCCCTTGTCTTCCTGGTGCCGGCAACCTGGCGCAAGGCGGCGCTGGCCTTCGTCCTGCCGCTGGGTCTGATCCTGTCGGTCAACAGGGTGGCGTTTGGCGGGCACTTCCTGTCAGACACGCTGCTGTCCTGGGGGCTGACCCTTCTTGTCATTCTTGTCGCTTATCGTCTTCTCTATGTGAACACCCCGCCCCTTGTGAGCGACCGGCAGCTGGATGAGTGGTTCACCAAGCGCGGGCGGGCGGTGCAACGGTTTGTCCAGCGCTTTCTCGTTCGCGGTCGGCGCTGGATGCGGGGTGCCTTGAAGACATTCTCGGAAAGCTGA
- a CDS encoding carbohydrate ABC transporter permease: MPSWQRWQAQLADHLILICGALFMVVPVWMLVAATTHLPGARPFPRLDPGTGALENYSGFLTSSAGFSGDVTVLAMLWNSFLLGTGFAALKVLLSLLAAYALIYFRVRFASAIFAVLLLTLMLPLESRFLPTYEVVAQLGLVNSRSGLIMPLVASGLGTLFFRQFLLTVPDTLLESARLDGAGPFKFLKDILLPLSGPTAAALFLVLFVNGWNQYLWPVIVTTEESTYTLVRGMQFFGNSSLRGLMLAVIAMLPPALLVILFQRQVVKGLFDGSH, from the coding sequence ATGCCCTCCTGGCAGCGATGGCAGGCCCAGCTGGCGGATCACCTGATCCTGATCTGCGGCGCGCTGTTCATGGTGGTGCCCGTCTGGATGCTGGTGGCGGCAACCACCCATCTTCCCGGTGCGCGACCCTTTCCCCGGCTGGATCCGGGCACCGGCGCACTGGAGAACTATTCGGGGTTTCTCACCAGCAGTGCCGGGTTTTCCGGTGACGTGACCGTGCTGGCAATGCTCTGGAACTCGTTTCTCCTCGGCACCGGTTTTGCAGCACTGAAGGTGCTGCTTTCGCTGCTGGCCGCCTATGCGCTGATCTATTTTCGTGTGCGCTTTGCCAGCGCGATCTTCGCGGTTCTGCTGTTGACACTGATGCTGCCGCTGGAATCCCGTTTTCTGCCGACATATGAGGTCGTGGCACAGCTTGGGCTGGTCAACAGCCGGTCAGGTCTGATCATGCCGCTGGTGGCCTCGGGGCTCGGCACGCTGTTCTTTCGCCAGTTTCTCCTGACAGTGCCGGACACGCTGCTGGAATCGGCAAGACTGGACGGTGCCGGCCCGTTCAAATTCCTGAAGGACATCCTGCTGCCACTCTCCGGCCCGACTGCGGCGGCCCTGTTCCTCGTCCTGTTCGTCAATGGCTGGAACCAGTATCTGTGGCCGGTCATCGTGACGACGGAAGAAAGCACCTACACGCTCGTTCGCGGCATGCAGTTTTTCGGCAATTCCAGCCTGCGCGGCCTGATGCTCGCCGTCATCGCCATGCTGCCCCCCGCACTTCTTGTCATCTTGTTTCAAAGACAAGTCGTTAAAGGTCTGTTTGACGGCTCACACTAA
- a CDS encoding ammonium transporter, with protein sequence MKKLVAMGATSLALLSLSALPVLAQDAEAAPAVSPEVAYIFNTLLFLIGGFLVMWMAAGFAMLEAGLVRSKNVSMQCLKNISLYSIAGLMFWITGYNLMYSGVDGGFMGSFGPYSFDAVGGDALDTGYSTASDWFFQMVFCATTASIVSGTLAERIKLWPFLIFTVVLTGILYPITGSWEWGGGWLNGEFVTGIGGAEFSDFAGSTLVHSVGGWAALTGAIILGARKGKYGADGSVHPFPGSSMPLATLGTFILWLGWFGFNGASQLAMGSIGDVSDISRIFANTNLAAAAGVVVAVLLTQVLYKKVDVTMALNGALAGLVAITAEPLQPSVWASVFIGGVGGAIVVFAVPMLDKFKIDDVVGAIPVHLLAGIWGTLIVPLTNSDASYVSQLIGIISIGLFTTVTSAVVWYALKASVGIRVSDEEEALGLDKVEVGVEAYPEFGTGSQRL encoded by the coding sequence ATGAAAAAACTTGTCGCAATGGGCGCGACGTCGCTTGCCCTGCTGAGCCTTTCGGCTCTGCCGGTGCTGGCGCAGGATGCCGAGGCCGCTCCGGCCGTTTCTCCCGAAGTTGCTTACATCTTCAACACGCTGCTGTTCCTGATCGGCGGGTTCCTGGTGATGTGGATGGCGGCTGGTTTCGCCATGCTGGAAGCCGGACTTGTCCGTTCCAAGAACGTGTCGATGCAATGCCTGAAGAACATCTCGCTTTACTCGATCGCGGGTCTGATGTTCTGGATCACCGGTTACAACCTGATGTATTCCGGCGTTGACGGCGGCTTCATGGGGTCCTTTGGTCCTTATTCCTTCGACGCTGTCGGCGGCGATGCGCTCGACACCGGCTACTCCACGGCCTCCGACTGGTTCTTCCAGATGGTGTTCTGTGCGACCACCGCGTCCATCGTGTCGGGTACCCTGGCCGAGCGTATCAAGCTGTGGCCGTTCCTGATCTTCACCGTGGTTCTCACGGGTATTCTCTATCCGATCACCGGTTCCTGGGAATGGGGCGGCGGCTGGCTCAACGGCGAATTCGTCACCGGCATTGGCGGCGCTGAATTCTCCGACTTCGCGGGTTCCACGCTGGTGCACTCCGTCGGCGGCTGGGCAGCCCTGACCGGTGCGATCATCCTCGGTGCGCGTAAAGGCAAATACGGTGCAGACGGTTCCGTGCATCCGTTCCCGGGGTCTTCCATGCCGCTGGCAACGCTGGGTACCTTCATCCTGTGGCTCGGCTGGTTCGGCTTCAATGGTGCGTCCCAGCTTGCCATGGGCTCCATCGGTGACGTCTCCGACATCTCGCGCATCTTTGCCAACACAAACCTTGCCGCTGCTGCCGGTGTGGTGGTTGCCGTCCTGCTGACCCAGGTTCTCTACAAGAAGGTCGACGTGACCATGGCCCTGAACGGCGCGCTGGCCGGCCTGGTGGCCATCACGGCCGAGCCGCTGCAGCCGAGCGTCTGGGCTTCCGTCTTCATCGGCGGTGTCGGTGGCGCCATCGTGGTCTTCGCCGTGCCGATGCTCGACAAGTTCAAGATCGACGACGTTGTCGGTGCCATCCCGGTCCACCTGCTGGCAGGTATCTGGGGCACGCTGATCGTGCCGCTGACCAACTCCGATGCTTCCTACGTGTCGCAGCTGATCGGCATCATCTCCATCGGCCTGTTCACGACGGTCACCAGCGCAGTTGTCTGGTACGCCCTGAAAGCTTCCGTGGGCATCCGGGTCTCCGACGAGGAAGAGGCTCTCGGTCTCGACAAGGTCGAGGTCGGCGTCGAAGCCTACCCGGAATTCGGAACCGGTTCCCAGCGTCTCTGA
- a CDS encoding sulfurtransferase TusA family protein, which produces MSSATQLDLKGLKCPLPVLKTRKALTRLNAGDRLTVLTTDPMAEIDIPHFCSENGHELLEAERLDGGHRFVLAKGA; this is translated from the coding sequence GTGTCATCGGCAACGCAGCTTGATCTGAAAGGCCTGAAATGCCCCTTGCCGGTCCTGAAAACCCGCAAGGCACTGACCCGCCTGAACGCGGGTGACAGGCTGACGGTGCTGACCACGGACCCGATGGCAGAAATCGATATTCCGCATTTCTGCAGTGAAAACGGCCACGAACTTCTGGAGGCCGAACGCCTGGACGGCGGCCATCGGTTCGTACTTGCCAAAGGCGCGTAG
- a CDS encoding ammonium transporter, which yields MNETGVGGDVFFVLVGAILVFAMHGGFAFLEVGTVRQKNQVNALVKILVDFALSTVAYFFVGYAVAYGTTFLVNAATLSGGGQGFELQGLTLVKFFFLTTFAAAIPAIISGGIAERMKFWPQCLATVALVGIVYPLFEGLIWNGNFGFQGWLESTFGAGFHDFAGSVVVHAVGGWIALAAVLLLGARRGRYDRNGRPIGIPPSSLPWLALGSWMLCVGWFGFNVMTAASLESVSGLVAINSLMAMVGGILVALVVGRNDPGFVHNGALAGLVAVCAGSDVMHPVGSLLVGGVAGAIFVIGFEICQNKLKIDDVLGVWPLHGICGAWGAIAAGFFGLEALGGMGGVSPVSQIIGTVIGVGYALGAGFVVYGVLKAVMGLRLSAEEERQGADLSIHKISANPEHDLGR from the coding sequence ATGAATGAAACAGGAGTGGGCGGGGACGTCTTTTTTGTCCTCGTCGGGGCCATTCTCGTGTTCGCCATGCATGGCGGCTTTGCTTTTCTTGAAGTCGGTACCGTTCGTCAAAAGAACCAGGTCAACGCGCTGGTGAAGATCCTGGTGGATTTCGCCCTGTCGACCGTTGCCTATTTCTTCGTTGGCTACGCGGTCGCCTATGGAACCACCTTCCTGGTGAATGCCGCAACCCTGTCCGGTGGCGGTCAAGGTTTTGAGCTTCAGGGACTGACGCTGGTCAAGTTCTTCTTCCTGACCACCTTTGCTGCAGCCATTCCGGCCATCATCTCCGGTGGAATTGCCGAGCGGATGAAATTCTGGCCGCAATGCCTGGCCACGGTCGCGCTGGTCGGGATTGTTTACCCACTGTTTGAAGGTCTGATCTGGAACGGCAATTTCGGCTTCCAGGGCTGGCTTGAAAGCACTTTCGGCGCAGGTTTCCATGATTTTGCCGGCTCTGTCGTGGTGCACGCGGTTGGCGGCTGGATCGCACTCGCAGCCGTGCTGCTTCTGGGGGCACGTCGTGGCCGCTATGATCGAAATGGCCGTCCGATCGGCATTCCGCCTTCGTCTCTGCCCTGGCTGGCGCTCGGTTCCTGGATGCTGTGTGTCGGCTGGTTCGGCTTCAACGTCATGACAGCAGCCTCGCTGGAAAGCGTCTCCGGCCTCGTGGCCATCAACTCGCTCATGGCCATGGTTGGCGGCATTCTGGTGGCGCTTGTCGTCGGCAGGAACGACCCCGGCTTTGTTCACAACGGTGCCCTGGCCGGTCTGGTGGCCGTCTGTGCAGGCTCCGATGTCATGCACCCGGTCGGCAGTCTGCTGGTCGGTGGTGTTGCCGGAGCGATCTTCGTGATCGGCTTCGAGATCTGCCAGAACAAGTTGAAGATCGACGATGTTCTCGGTGTCTGGCCGTTGCACGGCATCTGCGGCGCCTGGGGAGCGATTGCCGCCGGTTTCTTCGGTCTGGAAGCCCTCGGTGGCATGGGGGGCGTTTCACCGGTCTCGCAGATCATCGGTACGGTGATCGGCGTCGGCTATGCACTGGGAGCCGGCTTTGTTGTCTATGGTGTTCTGAAGGCCGTCATGGGCCTGCGCCTGTCCGCGGAAGAAGAGCGCCAGGGCGCGGATCTTTCGATCCACAAGATCAGCGCCAATCCGGAACACGATCTGGGGCGCTAA
- a CDS encoding P-II family nitrogen regulator, which yields MKIVMAIIKPFKLDEVRDALTGIGIQGLTVTEVKGYGRQKGHTEIYRGTEYAVSFLPKLKIEVAVDAASVDKVVEVISGAAKTGQIGDGKIFVHSIDQVVRIRTGEADAEAL from the coding sequence ATGAAAATAGTGATGGCCATCATCAAGCCGTTCAAGCTCGACGAAGTGCGGGATGCTTTGACCGGCATCGGCATTCAGGGTCTGACGGTGACGGAAGTGAAGGGCTATGGGCGCCAGAAGGGGCACACCGAGATCTACCGCGGCACCGAATATGCCGTCAGCTTCCTGCCGAAGCTGAAGATCGAAGTCGCTGTGGACGCTGCCTCCGTCGACAAGGTTGTCGAAGTGATTTCGGGTGCCGCCAAGACCGGCCAGATCGGAGACGGCAAGATCTTTGTCCACTCGATCGACCAGGTCGTGCGCATTCGCACCGGCGAAGCCGACGCCGAAGCTCTCTGA
- a CDS encoding cation diffusion facilitator family transporter, with amino-acid sequence MVLALKTGAYLLTGSVALYSDALETTVNIASSTAALAAVWFAAKPADSNHPYGHDKVEYFAAVLVGVMIVLAALSIFREAWIGFTQGESPVYSSEGIAMNVVAALINAGWARYLMISGRKARSPALVADGKHLLTDVVSSVGVLLGVVLVMLTGWKVLDPALAVLVGLTVLWSGWGLVKESVGGLMDEAASGEVLEKIRVLISEHGEGALEAHDLRTRIAGRSTFVDFHLVVPGTMPVEEAHDICDRIEEAIAEDVPGARITIHVEPEHKAKHSGIVVL; translated from the coding sequence GTGGTACTGGCCCTGAAAACGGGTGCCTATCTGCTGACGGGATCCGTGGCGCTTTATTCGGACGCACTGGAAACCACGGTCAACATTGCCTCCTCGACCGCCGCGCTTGCGGCTGTCTGGTTTGCTGCCAAGCCTGCGGACAGCAATCACCCCTATGGACATGACAAGGTCGAGTATTTCGCCGCCGTTCTCGTTGGCGTGATGATCGTGCTCGCGGCTCTCTCGATCTTCCGGGAGGCTTGGATCGGCTTCACGCAAGGCGAAAGCCCGGTCTATTCGTCCGAAGGCATCGCCATGAACGTGGTCGCTGCCCTGATCAACGCCGGCTGGGCCCGCTATCTGATGATCAGCGGCCGGAAGGCCAGGTCGCCGGCTCTCGTCGCCGATGGCAAGCACCTCTTGACGGATGTCGTCAGCTCCGTTGGCGTCCTGCTTGGTGTGGTGCTGGTGATGCTGACCGGCTGGAAGGTGCTTGATCCGGCGCTGGCGGTGCTCGTCGGCCTGACCGTTCTCTGGTCCGGCTGGGGGCTGGTCAAGGAATCTGTCGGCGGCCTGATGGATGAAGCCGCCTCCGGCGAGGTCCTTGAAAAGATCCGCGTCCTGATATCCGAACACGGCGAGGGTGCACTCGAAGCCCATGATCTTCGCACCCGCATCGCCGGCCGGTCGACCTTCGTCGATTTTCACCTCGTGGTTCCGGGCACCATGCCGGTCGAAGAGGCCCACGACATCTGTGACCGGATCGAGGAAGCCATTGCCGAAGATGTGCCCGGCGCGCGCATCACCATTCATGTGGAACCCGAACACAAGGCCAAGCATTCCGGAATTGTCGTGCTCTAG
- a CDS encoding ABC transporter substrate-binding protein — protein MSTAFIVLCLLNPSANAEPEEITLVTQSFAPLQWDNEGAPDGYVTAFLLAAAERVNQTVPVTISGYEFLPWKRAMLTAETVPNVMFFSLSRTPEREDKFYWLGEVSPYGQYFYQLSSEPEIAVDSIEELRDLDIKIGVQDGSNLHAYLNKIGFEGSSNVVPITDYHQGIEMLFLGRIDLLPLTGFLAEASACKQGYDGRQLKQVVFVEALAKPLWAVFSKGTDQELVAAFQGAMEDLRAEGFLDAQIQEHQANWQTLACGALTAGK, from the coding sequence GTGAGCACTGCGTTCATCGTTCTTTGCCTTTTGAACCCGTCGGCGAATGCCGAACCAGAGGAAATCACTCTGGTCACCCAGAGTTTTGCGCCGTTGCAGTGGGACAATGAGGGCGCGCCCGACGGCTACGTGACCGCCTTTCTCCTTGCTGCGGCAGAACGGGTCAATCAAACCGTTCCGGTCACGATTTCAGGCTACGAGTTTCTGCCCTGGAAACGGGCGATGCTGACCGCTGAAACGGTCCCGAACGTTATGTTTTTTTCCCTGTCGCGCACGCCCGAGCGGGAAGACAAGTTTTACTGGCTCGGCGAAGTCTCTCCTTACGGTCAATACTTCTATCAATTGTCTTCCGAGCCGGAGATCGCCGTCGACAGCATTGAGGAGCTGCGCGATCTGGACATAAAGATCGGGGTGCAGGATGGCAGCAATCTGCATGCCTATCTCAACAAGATCGGATTTGAGGGTTCTTCGAATGTCGTTCCGATAACGGATTACCACCAAGGTATCGAGATGCTTTTTCTCGGCCGCATCGACCTGTTGCCCTTGACCGGGTTCCTGGCCGAGGCGAGTGCTTGCAAACAGGGATATGACGGCAGGCAGCTGAAACAGGTGGTTTTTGTCGAGGCTCTGGCCAAGCCGCTTTGGGCAGTGTTCAGCAAGGGCACGGATCAAGAGCTGGTCGCGGCGTTTCAGGGTGCCATGGAAGACTTGAGGGCTGAAGGTTTCCTGGACGCCCAGATCCAGGAACATCAGGCCAATTGGCAGACACTTGCCTGCGGCGCCTTGACAGCGGGCAAATGA
- a CDS encoding DUF924 family protein, with protein sequence MNGTAITPLDVLDFWWQAGASKWFAKDDKFDARCKKTFLEAIEAAASGALDHWLGTADGALALLLLLDQMPRNVYRGTPNAFMADGKAVEVAEKALEKGFDKAYPKDVRGFFYLPFEHSENMAHQERSVDLCRQLGDRELYHYALIHMDVIRRFGRFPHRNSFLGRQSTPEEEAYMESGGFSA encoded by the coding sequence ATGAACGGCACGGCAATCACTCCCCTGGATGTCCTCGATTTCTGGTGGCAGGCAGGCGCTTCGAAATGGTTCGCCAAGGACGACAAGTTTGATGCACGCTGCAAGAAGACGTTTCTGGAGGCCATAGAGGCTGCCGCCTCCGGCGCGCTTGACCACTGGCTTGGCACCGCTGACGGGGCGTTGGCGCTGCTTCTGCTGCTCGATCAGATGCCGCGCAATGTCTATAGAGGGACGCCGAATGCGTTCATGGCGGATGGCAAGGCTGTCGAGGTTGCTGAAAAGGCGCTCGAGAAAGGCTTCGACAAGGCCTATCCGAAAGACGTCAGGGGCTTTTTCTACCTGCCATTCGAACATTCGGAAAACATGGCGCATCAGGAGCGGAGTGTGGATCTGTGCCGCCAGCTTGGCGACAGGGAGCTTTATCACTATGCGCTGATCCACATGGATGTGATCCGCCGCTTCGGCCGCTTTCCGCATCGCAACAGTTTCCTCGGCAGGCAGTCCACGCCGGAGGAAGAAGCCTATATGGAAAGCGGCGGCTTTTCGGCCTGA
- the ccmD gene encoding heme exporter protein CcmD, whose amino-acid sequence MDLGPHAGFIIASYGLCALTVLGLIAWVRIDKALQEKALKELAEQGVSRPREEEKGDLAT is encoded by the coding sequence ATGGATCTTGGACCGCACGCCGGTTTCATCATCGCGTCCTATGGACTGTGCGCCCTGACGGTACTTGGTCTGATCGCGTGGGTGCGCATCGACAAGGCCCTGCAGGAAAAGGCCTTGAAGGAACTTGCCGAGCAGGGCGTCAGCCGTCCGCGGGAAGAAGAAAAGGGTGATCTGGCAACATGA
- a CDS encoding HAD family phosphatase: MAFEAILFDCDGVLVDSEKIYVDVEREHLARIGLTYELDEYMDRFQGLGSDDFWAALDADYRVLGKGPLPESFGPDLDAATLERIDRELSEISGIKQLLEAHDGPRAVASSSRLHRLIHKLKHTGLFGFFDPHIYSGEQVTNGKPAPDLFLFAANKLRVDPAATLVIEDSANGVKAGLAAGMTVWGFVGGGHSHDGHAEQLHAAGAHRVVGSHGNLSELLRDLTAA, translated from the coding sequence ATGGCATTTGAAGCGATCCTGTTTGATTGCGACGGCGTTCTGGTCGATTCGGAAAAGATCTATGTCGATGTGGAACGCGAACATCTGGCACGGATCGGACTCACCTACGAGCTGGACGAATACATGGACCGTTTCCAGGGCCTTGGCAGCGATGATTTCTGGGCAGCCCTCGATGCGGATTACCGGGTTCTCGGAAAAGGGCCTCTACCGGAGAGTTTCGGGCCGGATCTCGATGCAGCGACGCTGGAACGCATCGACCGGGAACTGTCGGAAATCAGCGGCATCAAGCAGCTGCTGGAAGCGCATGACGGTCCGCGCGCCGTTGCCTCTTCCTCCCGGTTGCACCGCCTGATCCACAAGCTCAAGCATACGGGCCTGTTTGGGTTTTTCGACCCGCATATCTATTCCGGTGAACAGGTCACGAACGGCAAACCGGCCCCGGACCTGTTCCTCTTCGCCGCAAACAAACTCAGGGTGGACCCGGCAGCGACCCTCGTCATCGAGGACAGCGCCAATGGCGTGAAAGCCGGTCTGGCAGCGGGAATGACCGTCTGGGGTTTCGTCGGTGGCGGCCACAGCCACGACGGCCATGCGGAACAGCTCCATGCCGCAGGCGCCCATCGGGTTGTCGGCAGCCACGGCAATCTTTCTGAATTGCTCCGCGACCTCACGGCCGCCTGA